A window from Saprospiraceae bacterium encodes these proteins:
- a CDS encoding metallophosphoesterase, giving the protein MIRLLIALSIFGLSIFDTKAQTYPQRENTHRLMSYNIHHGQGMDSKIDIARIGRLILDVNPEVIGLQEVDSVVGRSGRIDIMKLLSDQTGMYATFGYSILHDGGKYGNGILTRGKPVSTRKISLPGADEARSALIVELDRYIVVNTHLSLKNDERTESIRIITEAVKDYHKAVILMGDLNATPDSEPVELLKRNWQILSNPAIKTFPSGEPEVTLDYILGYKGQAETYAKYHAQVIDEKIASDHRPLFVDIRLKTPASDVMRTIPYLQNPGTNEMTVMWLTNVPARSWVEYGTNPDSMIRARTFLEGEMVANNKINSIRLTGLEPGTKYFYRVVSQEITRYSSYYKEFGDTVMSDIKSFATWSDTKRDFRVIVYNDVHSNMQMFNKLHTLVADKPYDLVIFNGDCFDDVEVENDILSRLQTYNSRIKSDEIPSIYIRGNHETRGEYSLYLWDYLGRIGGRSYGAFSMGDTRFVLLDCGEDKPDNHWVYYDMNDFTRHRLDQVEFLKEELKSREFKKANKRILIHHIPIFGTKSGSFAPCSDLWIPVLEKGPFNVSLNAHTHRFQVIEKGVARNNFPVIIGGGNKDADGTVMVVEKKGDKLMLEVLNADGVKLLDKEL; this is encoded by the coding sequence ATGATTAGATTATTAATCGCACTATCAATATTTGGTTTGTCCATATTCGACACAAAAGCCCAGACTTACCCTCAAAGGGAAAACACCCATCGGCTTATGAGTTACAATATACACCACGGTCAGGGTATGGACAGCAAAATAGATATTGCACGGATAGGCAGACTCATTCTCGATGTTAATCCTGAAGTAATTGGATTGCAGGAGGTTGACAGCGTGGTCGGGAGAAGTGGCAGAATTGATATCATGAAACTGCTGTCTGACCAGACAGGAATGTATGCAACCTTCGGGTATTCCATTCTTCACGACGGGGGTAAATACGGAAATGGCATCCTGACAAGGGGAAAACCAGTCTCTACTAGGAAAATATCCCTTCCGGGTGCAGATGAAGCCCGAAGTGCACTAATAGTGGAACTCGACAGATACATTGTTGTCAATACGCACCTTTCGCTCAAAAATGACGAAAGAACAGAATCCATTAGAATCATAACTGAAGCTGTCAAAGATTATCATAAAGCCGTCATCTTAATGGGTGATTTAAATGCCACTCCGGATTCTGAACCTGTAGAGTTACTAAAAAGAAATTGGCAAATTCTTTCCAATCCTGCAATAAAAACATTCCCATCAGGGGAGCCCGAGGTAACATTGGACTACATTCTCGGATATAAAGGACAAGCTGAGACCTATGCAAAATACCATGCTCAGGTCATTGATGAAAAAATAGCATCTGACCACAGGCCACTGTTTGTAGATATCAGGCTTAAAACTCCTGCTTCGGACGTGATGCGTACTATCCCGTACTTACAAAATCCGGGAACCAATGAAATGACAGTGATGTGGCTGACCAATGTGCCTGCAAGAAGCTGGGTCGAATATGGCACAAATCCGGATAGCATGATTCGTGCGCGTACTTTTCTCGAAGGTGAAATGGTGGCAAACAATAAAATCAACAGTATTCGATTGACAGGTTTGGAACCCGGCACAAAGTATTTTTACAGGGTCGTTTCACAGGAAATTACAAGGTATTCCAGCTATTACAAAGAGTTTGGCGATACCGTCATGTCGGATATCAAATCATTTGCTACATGGAGCGATACTAAAAGGGATTTCCGGGTTATCGTGTATAACGACGTTCACAGCAATATGCAGATGTTTAACAAACTACACACTTTGGTGGCGGATAAACCCTACGACCTGGTAATATTTAACGGAGATTGCTTTGATGATGTGGAAGTGGAAAACGACATTCTAAGCAGATTACAGACTTACAATTCGCGGATAAAAAGTGATGAAATACCGTCTATCTACATAAGGGGAAATCACGAAACCCGAGGCGAATATTCCCTTTATTTGTGGGACTACCTGGGAAGAATTGGCGGACGTTCATACGGTGCCTTTTCGATGGGCGACACTCGCTTTGTTCTCCTCGACTGCGGAGAAGATAAACCTGACAACCATTGGGTATATTATGATATGAACGATTTTACCCGACACAGACTTGACCAGGTTGAATTCCTTAAAGAGGAACTGAAATCCAGAGAATTTAAAAAAGCGAATAAACGCATTCTGATTCATCATATTCCTATTTTCGGAACAAAATCCGGTAGTTTCGCTCCCTGCTCCGACCTTTGGATACCCGTTCTGGAAAAAGGTCCATTCAACGTTTCCCTAAATGCACACACACACCGCTTTCAGGTTATAGAAAAAGGGGTAGCCAGAAATAATTTCCCTGTTATCATTGGCGGTGGCAACAAAGATGCTGATGGTACCGTTATGGTTGTCGAAAAAAAGGGAGATAAATTGATGCTGGAAGTGCTTAATGCTGATGGGGTAAAATTGCTGGACAAAGAGCTGTAA
- the fumC gene encoding class II fumarate hydratase, with product MSQFRKEKDSMGYIDVPADKYWGAQTQRSADNFKIGGHQMPKEIINAFAVLKMAAAQANFDLGVMSGEKKILIEKVCKEIMDGKLDDQFPLVVWQTGSGTQSNMNLNEVIANRGHVINGGTLDDAKKILHPNDDVNKSQSSNDTFPTAMHIAAYRVLIDVTLPGIEKLRDTLKAKSEKFMNVVKIGRTHFMDATPLTLGQELSGYVAQLDHGIKAIKNSFAHLSELALGGTAVGTGLNTPKGYDVLVAIKIAEISGLPFVTGANKFEGLAAHDAIVEAHGALKTVAVSLMKIGNDIRMLASGPRCGIGEITIPENEPGSSIMPGKVNPTQSEALTMAMAQVMGNDVTINIGGMSGHFELNVFKPVMIFNFLMSANLIGDACISFEEHCAIGIEANEQRIQYNLNNSLMLVTALNTKIGYDKAAEIAKKAHKEGTKLKQAALDLNYVTAAEFDEWVKPEDMI from the coding sequence ATGAGCCAATTCAGAAAGGAAAAAGACAGTATGGGATACATAGATGTACCTGCTGATAAATATTGGGGAGCACAGACACAAAGATCAGCAGATAATTTTAAAATTGGTGGTCACCAAATGCCTAAAGAAATCATTAATGCGTTTGCAGTCCTGAAAATGGCAGCGGCTCAGGCCAATTTTGATCTTGGTGTAATGTCAGGTGAGAAAAAAATTCTGATCGAAAAGGTATGTAAGGAAATCATGGATGGAAAATTGGACGATCAGTTTCCTCTTGTAGTATGGCAGACTGGTTCAGGCACTCAATCCAATATGAATCTCAATGAAGTCATCGCCAATCGTGGTCATGTCATCAACGGGGGCACGCTGGATGATGCCAAAAAAATACTCCATCCCAACGATGATGTCAATAAATCTCAATCTTCCAATGACACTTTCCCTACAGCCATGCACATAGCTGCTTATAGAGTATTGATAGATGTGACGTTACCAGGTATCGAAAAACTCCGGGATACACTTAAAGCCAAGTCAGAAAAATTTATGAATGTCGTCAAGATAGGCCGTACTCACTTTATGGATGCAACACCTCTGACATTAGGACAGGAACTTTCCGGATATGTGGCACAATTGGACCATGGTATCAAAGCCATCAAAAACAGTTTTGCTCACTTATCAGAATTGGCACTTGGTGGCACAGCTGTAGGTACAGGACTCAATACACCTAAAGGATATGATGTTTTGGTGGCAATAAAAATAGCAGAAATTTCTGGACTGCCTTTTGTGACCGGAGCCAATAAATTTGAAGGCCTTGCTGCTCATGATGCTATCGTAGAAGCTCATGGCGCACTCAAGACAGTAGCTGTTTCATTGATGAAAATTGGAAATGATATCCGTATGCTGGCTTCAGGGCCACGATGTGGTATCGGTGAGATCACTATTCCGGAAAACGAACCGGGATCATCCATCATGCCCGGCAAAGTCAATCCTACTCAGTCAGAAGCATTGACTATGGCCATGGCTCAGGTGATGGGCAATGATGTCACCATCAACATAGGGGGTATGAGTGGCCACTTCGAACTGAATGTGTTTAAACCTGTCATGATTTTTAACTTCCTCATGTCAGCCAATCTTATCGGTGATGCCTGTATCAGTTTCGAGGAGCACTGTGCTATAGGTATCGAAGCCAATGAACAAAGAATCCAATACAATCTCAACAACTCTCTGATGCTCGTCACTGCACTCAATACCAAAATAGGGTACGACAAAGCTGCCGAAATAGCTAAGAAAGCACACAAGGAGGGCACCAAACTCAAACAGGCAGCCCTGGATCTGAACTATGTCACTGCAGCTGAATTTGACGAATGGGTAAAACCCGAAGATATGATCTGA
- a CDS encoding DUF2853 family protein yields the protein MSKFDEKVAMYVDNAKELGLNIPTDLLTKVAKGLGPSIYLGDASLVSGSDAEEKARVKNNFLIKKLGLADSPALDAAIDEAVSAMGSSNRNKHRAIVYALLVIKFKKESVYA from the coding sequence ATGAGCAAATTTGATGAAAAAGTAGCGATGTATGTTGACAATGCTAAAGAGTTGGGATTAAATATTCCTACAGATTTATTGACTAAAGTAGCAAAAGGACTTGGACCATCTATTTATTTGGGAGATGCATCTTTAGTTTCAGGTAGTGATGCTGAAGAAAAGGCAAGAGTGAAAAACAATTTTTTGATTAAGAAACTTGGACTTGCTGACAGCCCTGCTTTAGACGCTGCTATTGACGAAGCAGTAAGCGCTATGGGATCAAGCAACAGAAACAAGCACAGAGCAATAGTTTATGCACTTCTAGTCATAAAATTTAAAAAAGAGTCGGTGTACGCCTGA
- a CDS encoding DUF1508 domain-containing protein: protein MNDPIQHRDDDYLKCDQYQSVNSHQQGFNRFEQEGKFYFSFIDHGIVVLRSEGYSSEAGRENGISSVQKNMDNDEMYSAKMLPDGLWVLSLKAGNHQEIARSCPEQSEEEVMSYLPSQRAAFAAEFFRLASIEAGHVPQEGVAFANDSDETSSKESDDYMICREYEEKFTPEALEDGNFIRFKHENTGSFYFAWTTDSGDIIMRSEAYPTTGARDNGLESVRKNRDLEERYKIEEQRGLWYLVLKAGNHQEIGRSCPFKTEDEARAWLPSERAKAEALRLATLTAAAPTLSGTNEEDDYMICREYEEQYQTDKVEEGGFIRFLHENTGKYYFAWYDGDGNVILRSEGYPTAAARDNGMESVRKNREIRERFKTEEKRGLHYLVLKAGNHQEIGRSCPKDSEDKLWAMVFPPAAVPEVVEPVNIAAPAAVAAAGTAALASEIIKDKTEYKSPDKSDDYLACDEYKGYAVSDKANNIAFFKHKNGQFYFVVYNKDGSVRLRSEGFKTAQERYQELRGVIKHLNDSNMYETIKKAGFVIKVLKDKTGREVGRSCPEKPGAAIIPPPVVPVAAAPPVVTPSPVAAAPKVVPPVAPVASGGSGFNWWWLLPLLLIPLFFIWKGCDGKKANEVSEMTPAPAESTPATVDTVVAQASPEVAPAPPSCDLNWILFDFDKYNIRQDADGELQLMAKILKENPTYVGVLKAHTDARGDDAYNQRLSENRANSAKAVLVQAGIDANRITTSASSESAPIAKNTDDDSGRRFNRRVELFVKDANGNDICKSIPPNVPTELKGN from the coding sequence ATGAATGACCCAATTCAACATCGGGATGATGATTATTTGAAATGTGATCAATACCAGTCCGTCAATTCTCACCAACAAGGCTTTAATCGATTTGAGCAGGAAGGCAAATTTTACTTTTCTTTTATAGATCATGGCATAGTTGTGCTACGGAGTGAAGGATATAGTAGCGAAGCAGGAAGAGAAAATGGTATCTCATCAGTCCAAAAAAACATGGACAATGATGAGATGTATAGTGCTAAAATGCTACCTGATGGTCTTTGGGTATTGAGTTTGAAGGCAGGAAATCATCAGGAGATTGCCAGATCATGTCCGGAACAGTCCGAAGAAGAAGTAATGTCTTACCTTCCATCCCAGAGAGCAGCATTTGCTGCAGAGTTTTTCAGATTGGCATCAATTGAGGCAGGACATGTTCCTCAGGAAGGTGTCGCTTTTGCTAACGATAGTGATGAAACTTCATCCAAGGAAAGCGATGACTACATGATTTGCAGAGAATATGAGGAGAAGTTCACTCCTGAAGCATTGGAAGATGGCAATTTTATCCGGTTTAAACATGAAAACACCGGCAGCTTTTATTTTGCATGGACTACTGATTCCGGTGATATCATCATGAGAAGTGAAGCCTACCCGACTACTGGAGCGAGAGATAATGGTTTAGAATCGGTTCGTAAAAACAGAGATCTGGAAGAACGATATAAAATAGAAGAACAAAGAGGCTTATGGTACTTAGTGCTCAAAGCAGGAAACCATCAGGAAATAGGCAGATCTTGTCCATTCAAGACAGAAGATGAAGCGAGAGCATGGCTACCGTCCGAAAGAGCCAAAGCAGAAGCACTTCGATTAGCTACTCTGACAGCTGCTGCACCCACTCTTTCCGGGACAAATGAGGAGGATGATTACATGATTTGCAGAGAGTACGAAGAACAATACCAAACCGATAAAGTAGAGGAAGGTGGATTCATACGATTCTTGCATGAAAACACGGGCAAATATTATTTTGCATGGTATGATGGGGATGGCAATGTCATATTGAGAAGCGAGGGTTATCCAACCGCAGCAGCTCGTGACAATGGTATGGAGTCGGTACGCAAAAACAGAGAAATCAGAGAAAGATTTAAAACAGAAGAAAAACGTGGCCTTCACTATTTGGTACTAAAAGCAGGAAATCATCAGGAAATAGGTAGGTCGTGCCCTAAAGATAGTGAAGATAAGCTATGGGCGATGGTCTTTCCACCTGCAGCTGTTCCTGAAGTAGTTGAACCGGTAAATATTGCTGCTCCTGCCGCTGTAGCTGCTGCAGGAACGGCTGCCTTAGCCTCAGAAATCATAAAAGATAAGACAGAATATAAAAGCCCGGATAAATCTGATGACTATCTTGCCTGTGATGAATACAAAGGATATGCAGTCAGTGACAAAGCCAATAATATTGCATTTTTTAAACATAAGAATGGTCAATTCTATTTTGTCGTTTATAATAAAGATGGCAGTGTAAGATTACGAAGCGAAGGGTTCAAAACTGCACAAGAACGATATCAGGAGTTGCGAGGCGTGATCAAGCATCTTAATGATAGCAATATGTATGAAACCATCAAAAAAGCAGGTTTTGTCATCAAAGTGCTGAAAGATAAGACAGGAAGAGAAGTAGGCAGGTCATGTCCTGAGAAACCAGGTGCTGCAATTATACCTCCTCCAGTAGTACCGGTTGCTGCGGCACCACCTGTGGTCACACCTTCACCGGTTGCTGCTGCACCGAAAGTTGTCCCTCCTGTAGCTCCCGTGGCAAGCGGAGGTTCCGGATTCAACTGGTGGTGGTTACTGCCATTGTTGCTGATTCCTCTTTTCTTTATTTGGAAGGGTTGTGATGGTAAAAAGGCCAATGAAGTTTCTGAGATGACTCCGGCACCAGCTGAATCCACACCTGCTACAGTAGATACTGTAGTGGCGCAGGCATCTCCGGAAGTAGCACCTGCACCTCCAAGTTGTGACCTCAATTGGATATTATTTGATTTTGATAAATATAATATTCGTCAGGATGCTGATGGTGAATTGCAACTGATGGCAAAAATTCTGAAAGAAAATCCAACTTACGTAGGTGTACTTAAAGCACATACAGATGCAAGGGGTGATGACGCTTACAATCAAAGACTTTCTGAAAACAGAGCTAACTCAGCCAAGGCTGTTCTGGTGCAGGCAGGTATTGATGCAAATCGAATTACAACATCGGCATCTAGTGAATCTGCTCCGATTGCTAAGAATACAGACGATGATTCAGGTAGGAGATTTAACAGAAGGGTAGAACTTTTTGTAAAAGATGCCAATGGGAATGATATTTGTAAGTCTATACCACCAAATGTCCCAACTGAACTAAAAGGAAACTAA
- a CDS encoding GHMP kinase, with the protein MLLTGEYAVLDGAKALGLPTKLGQKLVVKRTTSSDLIWESLDMKGKTWFESTISLFDFSAVTTTDQKVSDYLQKLLKNAVRLNSEFLSQWNGFKIETQVEFPLDWGLGSSSTLIYLISEWAEVNPLLLYFKTEDGSGYDVACAFSDGPVEYLNSPDEVAYTEVDFNPKFKDNLFFIHLGHKQNSAQGIKDYIKAVKNKSAFVKTITSITEEIKTTKDLSDFEKLLQKHEDTVSSHTGFEKVKDRLFPDYSGTVKSLGAWGGDFVMATSRDGLEYVKGYFNAKGYNTILGYKEIIL; encoded by the coding sequence TTGCTACTCACCGGAGAGTATGCTGTATTGGATGGGGCTAAAGCACTCGGCTTACCTACCAAATTGGGACAAAAATTGGTCGTCAAAAGAACTACAAGCTCAGACCTCATATGGGAAAGCCTTGATATGAAAGGAAAGACCTGGTTCGAATCCACTATTTCTTTATTTGACTTTTCTGCTGTGACCACTACTGACCAAAAAGTATCAGATTATCTCCAGAAACTTTTGAAAAATGCTGTAAGACTCAATTCAGAATTTCTATCTCAATGGAATGGATTCAAGATAGAAACTCAGGTTGAATTTCCACTTGATTGGGGCTTGGGGTCAAGCAGTACTCTCATTTATTTGATTTCTGAATGGGCCGAAGTTAATCCTTTATTACTATATTTCAAAACCGAAGATGGATCGGGATATGATGTGGCATGTGCATTTTCAGATGGTCCTGTAGAATATCTCAACTCACCTGATGAAGTTGCATACACAGAGGTTGATTTTAATCCTAAGTTTAAAGACAATTTGTTTTTTATACATTTGGGCCACAAACAAAATTCAGCTCAAGGCATAAAAGATTATATCAAAGCAGTAAAAAATAAAAGTGCTTTTGTCAAAACTATAACATCTATTACAGAGGAAATCAAAACAACAAAAGATCTGTCAGATTTTGAGAAACTTCTCCAAAAGCATGAAGATACTGTCAGTAGTCACACTGGTTTTGAAAAGGTGAAGGACAGGCTTTTTCCAGATTACTCAGGTACAGTCAAATCGCTTGGTGCATGGGGTGGAGATTTTGTGATGGCCACTTCCCGAGATGGATTGGAATACGTCAAGGGTTACTTCAATGCAAAAGGGTACAACACCATTCTTGGGTATAAGGAAATCATACTTTGA
- the rplM gene encoding 50S ribosomal protein L13: protein MDTLSYKTKSANAATVDQKWYVVDAEGEVVGRLATRIATVLRGKHKPDFTPHFDTGDFVIVVNADKVRFTGSKLDDKEYQRYSGYPGGQKRRTAKEMLDKKPEMVLELAVKGMLPKTKLGRAMIKKLFLYAASTHPHAAQKPEPFKF, encoded by the coding sequence GTGGATACACTAAGTTACAAAACCAAATCGGCCAATGCTGCTACAGTAGACCAGAAGTGGTATGTTGTCGATGCTGAGGGAGAAGTAGTCGGAAGGCTCGCAACCAGGATTGCAACTGTCCTCAGAGGAAAACACAAGCCTGATTTTACACCTCATTTTGATACAGGAGACTTCGTCATAGTTGTCAATGCTGATAAGGTAAGATTTACCGGATCAAAACTTGATGACAAAGAGTATCAGAGATATTCCGGTTATCCTGGCGGACAAAAGAGAAGAACAGCAAAAGAGATGCTGGATAAAAAACCTGAAATGGTACTTGAGCTTGCCGTAAAAGGTATGTTGCCAAAAACGAAACTCGGAAGAGCCATGATTAAAAAATTATTTTTATATGCAGCTTCAACACATCCGCATGCTGCACAAAAACCTGAACCATTTAAATTTTAA
- the rpsI gene encoding 30S ribosomal protein S9, producing MEMINSIGRRKASTARIYVVKGSGKITINGKDYKDYFPMAITQSAVTDPLKVAESEGQYDIKITVAGGGFKGQSEAIRMGISRSLVKINEDVKKPLKDKKYLTRDSREVERKKFGKPKARKSFQFSKR from the coding sequence ATGGAAATGATAAACAGTATCGGAAGAAGAAAAGCCTCCACTGCAAGAATATATGTAGTCAAAGGAAGTGGAAAGATCACAATTAACGGTAAGGATTACAAGGACTATTTTCCAATGGCTATCACACAATCTGCTGTGACAGATCCGCTAAAGGTAGCAGAATCGGAAGGTCAGTACGATATAAAAATCACAGTAGCCGGTGGCGGATTCAAAGGACAGTCCGAGGCTATAAGAATGGGTATATCCAGATCATTGGTAAAAATCAATGAAGATGTCAAAAAACCACTTAAAGATAAAAAATATCTTACCCGTGACTCAAGAGAAGTAGAAAGAAAGAAATTCGGAAAACCAAAAGCAAGAAAGAGCTTCCAGTTCTCCAAGCGTTAA
- the rpsB gene encoding 30S ribosomal protein S2, with protein MNKPTYNEMLEAGVHYGHLKRKWNPKMLPYIFMERKGIHIIDLNRTAECLDRAAYAMKQMAKSGKKILFVATKKQAKDIVATAARSAEMPFVTERWLGGMMTNFATIRKSVKKMNSIDKMLNDPAISITKKERLTLSREKEKLEKVLGGVANLNRLPSAVFMVDIHHEHIALAEAKRLGMKTIAMVDTNSDPNKVDFAIPSNDDASKSVKLITDYVMSAIKEGLEERRVAKLDSKED; from the coding sequence ATGAATAAGCCGACATATAATGAAATGTTAGAAGCCGGAGTACATTACGGACACTTAAAAAGAAAGTGGAATCCTAAGATGCTCCCATACATTTTCATGGAAAGAAAAGGAATACACATCATTGACCTTAACAGAACAGCTGAGTGTCTTGACAGGGCTGCATATGCCATGAAGCAAATGGCTAAATCAGGCAAAAAAATATTGTTTGTTGCTACAAAAAAACAAGCTAAGGATATAGTAGCTACTGCAGCAAGGAGCGCAGAAATGCCATTTGTTACAGAAAGATGGCTGGGTGGAATGATGACCAATTTTGCAACCATACGTAAATCTGTAAAAAAGATGAACAGTATCGACAAAATGCTCAATGATCCTGCTATATCTATCACTAAAAAAGAGAGACTCACACTCTCAAGAGAAAAAGAAAAACTTGAAAAAGTATTGGGTGGTGTTGCTAATCTAAACAGACTTCCAAGTGCAGTATTTATGGTCGATATACACCATGAACATATCGCTCTGGCAGAAGCAAAAAGATTGGGTATGAAAACCATAGCTATGGTGGATACTAACTCAGATCCAAATAAAGTTGATTTTGCCATCCCTTCCAATGATGATGCTTCCAAATCTGTAAAACTGATCACTGACTATGTGATGAGTGCTATCAAGGAAGGTCTCGAAGAAAGAAGAGTTGCCAAATTGGACTCCAAGGAAGACTAA
- a CDS encoding elongation factor Ts — translation MSEVNISATAVKELREQTGVGMMDCKKALVEANGDFDKAIELLRLRGQKMSEKRADRDAKEGVVIAMVSQDNKKGIVVRLSCETDFVSKNEDFINLTKDIAQVALNTFPSDLESLNQQHMNGLTLQTVVTEQVAKIGEKIEIADYQKIEAPLVTSYIHMGNKAGVLVGLNLGDDKYIDAGRDVAMQVAAMKPVALDKDDVSQDIINKEIEIGKEIARNEGKPEDMLEKIAVGKLNKFFKENTLLNQVFVKDGKISVAEYLKSKNPELTAIGFKHVKLG, via the coding sequence ATGAGTGAAGTAAATATTTCAGCAACAGCTGTCAAAGAACTCAGGGAACAAACCGGAGTTGGTATGATGGATTGTAAAAAAGCACTGGTCGAGGCCAATGGTGATTTCGACAAAGCTATAGAGTTATTAAGACTTCGTGGTCAGAAGATGTCTGAAAAAAGAGCTGACAGAGATGCTAAAGAAGGTGTGGTCATCGCAATGGTATCCCAGGACAATAAAAAAGGTATCGTAGTCAGATTGAGTTGTGAAACAGACTTTGTTTCTAAAAATGAAGACTTCATAAACCTTACAAAGGATATTGCTCAGGTAGCATTGAACACATTCCCCTCTGACCTGGAGAGCTTAAACCAACAGCACATGAATGGTCTGACACTACAGACAGTCGTAACAGAGCAGGTAGCAAAAATCGGTGAAAAAATCGAAATTGCAGACTATCAAAAAATCGAAGCTCCGCTTGTAACCTCTTATATACATATGGGTAACAAAGCAGGTGTTCTTGTGGGATTGAATCTTGGAGATGATAAATATATAGATGCAGGTAGAGATGTGGCCATGCAGGTTGCAGCAATGAAACCGGTAGCTTTGGACAAAGATGATGTATCTCAGGATATCATCAACAAGGAAATTGAAATCGGCAAAGAAATAGCTAGAAACGAAGGTAAGCCTGAAGACATGCTTGAAAAAATAGCAGTAGGCAAACTTAATAAGTTCTTTAAAGAAAATACTTTGTTGAATCAGGTATTTGTAAAGGATGGAAAAATAAGTGTTGCTGAATATCTGAAATCAAAAAATCCGGAATTAACAGCAATCGGATTTAAACATGTAAAATTGGGTTAA
- a CDS encoding UMP kinase, with protein MPLKYKRILLKLSGESLMGEQKFGISSDMLIYYAKQIKELVAEKAQVAIVIGGGNIYRGLSAESSGIERVTGDYMGMLATCINGMALQSALETEGVYTRLITAIEMRQIAEPYIRRRAIRHLEKGRVVIFSAGTGSPYFTTDSAAALRANEINADVILKGTRVDGIYDSDPEKNPEAIRFDSISFSKVISLGLSVMDMTAFTLCQENNLPIIVFDINKPGHLIRIANGDKLGTLVQ; from the coding sequence ATGCCTCTTAAATACAAAAGAATACTGCTCAAATTAAGCGGAGAATCGCTAATGGGAGAACAAAAATTTGGCATTTCTTCAGATATGCTGATTTACTATGCAAAACAGATTAAAGAACTTGTGGCTGAAAAAGCTCAGGTGGCTATTGTCATTGGTGGTGGAAATATATATCGTGGACTAAGCGCGGAATCTTCGGGAATAGAAAGAGTCACCGGTGACTACATGGGTATGCTCGCAACATGTATCAATGGTATGGCGCTGCAAAGTGCACTTGAAACTGAAGGTGTCTATACAAGATTGATTACAGCAATAGAAATGCGCCAGATTGCAGAACCATATATCAGGCGGAGAGCAATACGACACCTTGAAAAAGGAAGGGTAGTCATATTTTCTGCCGGAACTGGAAGCCCTTATTTTACAACAGATTCTGCAGCCGCCCTGAGAGCCAATGAAATCAATGCAGACGTTATCTTAAAAGGTACAAGAGTAGACGGTATTTACGACAGTGACCCTGAAAAAAACCCTGAAGCAATCCGGTTTGACTCTATTTCTTTTTCAAAAGTCATCAGTCTGGGATTGTCTGTAATGGATATGACAGCGTTTACACTTTGCCAGGAAAACAATCTTCCTATCATAGTTTTTGATATCAACAAGCCAGGACACCTTATAAGAATTGCAAATGGAGATAAATTGGGGACTTTAGTGCAATAA